The DNA sequence ATTTTTGGTACCACGTTTCTGCCACGCCCAGCGATATTCGCGtgatgggacatataatgcttttgcattaaaccATTCAATCTGGCAAACTTGTGCACGTTAGCGAAAAAAGTAACTAATCGCACTTACTGCCTTCAAAAGTGTAATTTATTAGTGGTCATTTCCTTCCTCACGAAAGTAATTGAtcaatttgaaaaaagaaaatcgatTAGGTTTGTTACTTTCCTCGGCACATTTATTGTCATGTCGCTAATTACAGTGAGAAAACAGAGCTGACCTGGCTTTTTTCAGTGCCTCCTCAGCAGTTTTTCACAACCTTGTTTATTATCGCTAACAATCGCGTTCTAAAATTTCCTCAGTCATCTCGTTTTTACTGCGTACACGTCAGCAGCTGCAATGTAAACTTGCTGGATGTGCAGTGATGCAATGATGGGTTGTGTTGTAATGTACGGACACTTTGCTCACAACACTGTGTTCACTTCGGTGCCGCGATGTTCGCCTACACGTGCCCTCTATTTATGAAGCGCAGTGCTTCAATGTTGCTGAGGCTCACGGGAGGCGCTCCGGTAGGTCGAACGAAAATTGAAACAATCACAGCTAGGCAATTTCCTGGCCTAATTAAGGCCGCGACTGGCCATCACTGACAAGCAAGAGCACCACCTGTTCAATTAGTATAGGCCAATATATGTTAGAGCAGGGCAGGCGCCCTTCACTCTTTTAGCCATTTTGACCGTGAAATTGTGAGGGGACGCCAGGCGAAGTCCCCGTTCCTCGGAAAGGAACGTATCTGGTTACACGTAATCGGTTACAGAAAGAGTAACTAAACTACAGCGAACCTTACTGCGTAGAAAAAGAATAAAGTAATAGATCAATTACAGCTACCCACAAAATGCGACTGATAGCGAGTAATTAGTTACATGGTCTTTAGGTGTGTAAACTTTCTCGTTGCCAATGTGTGACTGCTTACAGGTGTCCGACGCAGACATCACCTTCGAATACATTGACGAGTTGTTGGCGGAAGAGTTGCGTGATCGGCTTCGTTCCTTCCGGAGAGCATCTGCAGCCAAGGAGGAGAGGTTGAGTGACTACTACAGGATCCGGCGCATACACAAGATCTTGGCCATGCGACCCTACGAAAAGGCAGTGACTGGAGTCTGACAGCACAGACGTGTTTATTGACAAGGTCTCCGGCAAGCGAGCGACAGCTTCTGTCGCCGCATGAAATTCTCGCTCTGCCTGATCGACCCGACCACGGGACTTATTTTATTATGCCTCTAATGAGACACACTCCTGTACGCACGCAATTCCGCCGAAATTGGGCTGAAATTGGGTAATTCATTGCTCGTGTTTTCAAAGATCGCGTTCTGTTTGTTAAGTGCCTGCCAAATTTCCCCTTCTTCTGAATATTTGTTGCAGACAGAAAGGGCGGTACTTTACCATAGTCGTTACATTGATGCATTTGGTGCATGCACACTGCGCGTGGCTCATATGAATTGTCGCACGATTCATGGGTCATTGTTGCTTGCCAAATAGGTCTTAAATGAAGCCTTCATCCTCGTCAACCAATGGCTTGTTCCATGCCTGCGCAGTGACATTGCCGTGATAAGCACTGTCACTTGTGTGCAGCCATTCAGCCTTCGCTAAAGTTCTCTTGTGCTTGTCCGTTTGCGTTCTGTGACATGcgcctctgttctttttttgcacaaTATCTTGTCTGTTTGTTAAATGTGTGGAAATGCCAGCTCGTGTGTTCCAGGTCAGATACAGGTTGTCccgcataacttgagccaaagttttaaaaatgaaaggcactccggacgcgagttgaaccgaatgcataatgttggcactggcttAGAGTTACTCgggctattttttttattttccccttaactaatgGATTTGTTcagtttaattaatcaactttctAAGTactggctgcagaccccaagtgtgatgcAAACTTGTAGAGCACCTTGAAAAACccctcaataaattgtttccaacacgacatatctcacgtggtcctttcttccgccttccaaagaaagcccgcgaaacatgaaaaaaatacaacgtgacggggcgcttgcacacagttattgtgctgctctcaagcgtgggatggatgaacaaggtcggatGCAGCGAGACTGGCTCGGGACAGGACGTTAtatctggtgtaggtatctgggcatggcGGCTCTTAGCACATAACCTGCCGCGATGGCGGtcgtgcttcacacgtccactgcctacgagcaacgaagtgtgattcgttttctatggagcaagggacgaacgcccatcgaaatccaccaGGAAATACAGCCCACGTACGGAGAAAGGTATCTCGTTTTAGAAGTGTGTGGTGGTGGTGTTGTCAGTTAGCAAAAgaccgtgaagacttgcatgacaacgACCGTCTACCACAGGGGCATATCAAATTTAGTGATATGATGGGACAATCGTCTAAACCGGTGTGAGGACTACGTGAAAAAGCACTGCAAGGAAAGTAGAATAGAACGTATATTTGTAATTCCGTGTACGTACCTTATTTTGCCtcataaaaaataggggcaaaggctttttgattcgccctcgtaaaACGTGGCGGGCATGACGCGTTTGTGGATTCTGCAATCGCTTCCAGCGCCTTTATTTCACAAACGTATAGCCTTCAATATTTGGTATGTTTGCTCCAAAGGAGCCGTCGTATGGTGAGGTCGGTCCCTTGGCCACTCTAGAGAAGATTAATTCACACACGTGACAATCTAATGGGGCGATAGCATACGGCTTAGCTATGGGCAAAGAAAATGCGGGTACAGTTATGCCGACCCCTGAAAAAATCATCCGTTTCTTGATATGAACTGACACCCAAGGGTAATGTGATTGTGTGTAGCAAACATTCGCGTCTCTAGGAAGTTTGAATCACGATACACGGGACAATAAATGCAGGGTTGTGAGCACCAGAGTCACGTACATTATGCGAAGAGCATTATGTGCGAAGAGCACATATCCCCGATACTCATattacagcattttttttttgtttcctaacTCAAGCGGACGCGGTTCCCATTAGCAACAAGAAGTGCTGCAATACACACGTATTTTGAACGGTGTACTGTGTATTATTTTGGCACTCAAGGCTGTCGTTGTACTTTGAACTATTACATAATACTAAAATGTTATTGTCAATCCAATATTGGGTTTCCTTCTGCAATTTAACGCCTCTTCTGCGGTAGCATATGATCCCAATAGTAATTTATAAACGAATAAatatatacaaataaataaataaataaataaataaataaataaataaataaataatgtgaaATTGTTTCATACCTTCAGCAGGGAAAAAAGTTTCTGCCATTGGAAGGCATGCTTAAGTTCTACCCCCTCAAAAAATTTACTGTGACTGCTTTCAAGAATGCGTTTTCTTGCTCATGGTATAGATGTATATACGTAATTTTTCGTGCTGCCTTTTCGTGATTGCTTACAGATGTCCGATGCAGAGATAGTTTTCGAGTTATTCGACGAATAGCTGGCCGATATGCGGAATGAGGGGCTTCGTTTCATCCAATTTTGTCGGCAACATATCGGAAGCCGCGTCGTTATCGGCGCTGTGCCCGCTTCCCTCGTGTGTGCGTACCAGGTACTCGAAGTCGTCCTCGAATCGTGCTGGCATCCCTTGCCACACCACGAGGCAGCGCGGCTGCGGGGCGGCCACAACGCAGGGACCCCGGTGCGAGTCCACCGAGCGgccgaagaagaagcggcgccggTTGAAGAGGAGGCCCGCCAGCACGGCCTCGGCTGGGAACACCACTTGGTCGCGTGCGGGCGGCGACCCGGTCTCCGAACTCGCCTTGCCCGCATCGTGGGTGGGGCGGCCCGCAGTCGTGTTACCGCTCGTGGAGTTGGTCGACTGCAATTTTGCCCTGGCTTTGCGTGCAAGGCAGGAGAGCGCGAGCTCACGTGAAAGACAGTATAGGTAGCTTTATATTAGGGGATGCAAGAGGCTTGTATGCCGCTTTCGTTTGTACGTCTCCAATAGACGGTACAGAGTTATAGCTTGTCGCTGAAGGTATCGCCGTTTGCGGAATACCAGATCACCAGAGCCATGGACGGTAGTATCAACAGCTGGTGATCCTTTGTCGAACTACAACGTGTTCGGATGTTTCTAGAGCGAAGTTTGCGTCGTctgtccttgtttttttcttcttagctTTGCAACACCAGTTAGGCGGAATATAGTTGGTGGCTGATATATTAGCTCTGTGCTAGCTCTCTGAGTGGTTAAATTCTCCACCACAAGATGGCGCCGCCAACGCGAAataaaattgaggggctttagtctTGGGTGCTTGCGTAACCTGGTATTCCGCAGAGAGTAATACGTTTCCGGACAACCTAAATCTCTCAAGTGTAAAGAAAACGCTCGACGTGTTTTGTGTGCGCTAAATGCAAACACTTTGCGAGACGTTGCGGCGCGAGTCTCTTGCAGGCTTTTGGTTTAACACATGGCAACGCAAAcaaaaatggatggatggatggatgggtggatggttgttacgagcgtcccctttggaacgggacggtgggttgcgccaccaagctcttgctagcGCATAAGGCGCCATCTGGCGCCATCTGGCACCACGTTTGAGATCTGTCCAAGTCGAGAAGATCCATCGTCAAGCCTATGAAACATAGGCTCGTCAAACGATCTCAGAAATAGGCCACGTTAGCTTCTCATACTTTTCAATTAGTTGAGTTGAGAGGAGGATAAATCTTAACACCAACTATTGGCGATCCGTAATGTGAGAGGGTCACCATCGTATCAACTATGTTAGGATACCAGTTTACTCAGACATTTACAAAACATTCCAGGGCCCTTAAGTGGGAGCTAGCGTAAAGGTGGGTGGGCGCAAGTGCCTTAACATGTACGCAAGAAATAGCGGCAGACGTAGTGCGCAGGCACAGAACCCACATTCTTCTTCGGTTGATTTGGGGTGTTGCTGTCGAAGATGGTTTATGGTCCTTAAAGGTCAAAGCAACAAAAATGAGGATCGCATAAGAACCCTTGTTTAGGATAGTGTAGATATAGAACAATCCCTGCAAAATTTCACGTTTGATATACGAGCGGCAGGGTCACAGAAAGCTCGCAGAAATAACCGCCTTTCATGCGAAGGTTTGAGACCAGGCTAGTTGGTCATCCATGTTACTGTGACTTCGGCACTTCGTCGTTTCGTGTCCTTGCCCCGCTGTGCGCTCTAAGTCACAGTTTCATACTAAAACTATAAAGAAAGCAGCCATTACCGTTCGGAAGAAGTGACGCAAGACCTACAATGAGTAGCTTCTGTGTACCGCTCGGTATGACCTCCGAGATAGGGAGGCGTCCGGGACGCACTGAAAGATCTCGGAGGCGGCGTGGAGAGAGTTACGTACGTCATAACGACTACCACAcggtgcacgcgtcgtctgcttaggcgTTGTTTAAAGGCTGTTAACAAGAAAActacaattaccagccctgcgcGGCTTTGACAAGATTGCTTCAGTGGTATATACTACACTCATTTATACCAGATTTAGCCAAATTGAAATCACGTTGCAGTTATAGCAATACCTTCTTTCGTACTTTGCTTAGGTTGTCTCTGATTACGGGGTTGAGAGACTCCATTATTGCATATGTTGCATTTGCCAAAGCTTTTTGAAAGAGCTCGCGTATCTAATTGAGCTGAAGCTCCTGGATCCGAGAAAAAAATAGGAAGGAATTACTTGACAAAATGAATATCACACGATGGCGGCAACGCGCATGCAGAGGCCAACCAACGTTTGAGTTCTGCGCACGCGAAGTGCTGCTAACGCTATTTCCTGATGGTTATATGCGAAGACGTCCGCGTCCGCTAATTTCAAACATATCTCATTTGTCATTACATAACGTGAGAGACCACAAAAAACGAAGAACCCGCCTGGACCTGCACTGTGCCTAACAATATTGTTTAGCGCAAAATACATGCGACGTCTCTGGATCAGTCCAAGAGCGTCAGGTTCAATATGGTTCCAGAAATGCAACAGTAGTTTCAACCACATGACGCTTGCGGTCGAAGGGAAGCCTCAAGCACCGCCATTGATATGGCTAGCGCGTTTAGGCCCAGGTTTAAGCAGCGCCAGTGTGTACATTCATCTCACTCATTGAGTGGCTTGAGAACAGCAGGTCGGCTTTCGCGCATGGGTATGTGTGCTTTTTCCGCGAAAATCCACAAGGCTGAGGGAAAATATACAACAAAGAAATTTGGCATGCACCCGAAAGtacgaactaaaaaaaaaaatgcatctttgTTGTTAACTCGGAAGCCTAATCCTTTAcagacttcctttcttttttattgtaacaCACATTTTACGACGATGTGTATCCGCGCCAACATCCCTTTCGTAAACGTTCCTCAACACTGCGAATCTCCGCCAAGCTCATTTAATAATCTTAAATATGATTTTCGAGAACAAGCCCTGGCAAGTGCTGCGAACGAAGCTGCATACTATTCAGCGATAGGAAGGACAATAATATCTGCGTCTTGCGGCCGCTGCGATAAACCATCGTCAGCAGTGAACTGCACGAAACGTATTGAAAATGCCCCGTGGTTGCCGCAGACAGCAACCGGTTCGAAAGTTCGCTCGAGTGCCGCTATCTCCGggatggtctagtggctagggtATCTGGCTTTCACCCAGAAGTCCCggattcgattcccggcgtcggaacgTGCATGAAGGTCTCATGGTGTAAtggttagcactctggactctgaatccagcgatccgagttcaaatctcggtgagacctacatagttattctttttttttcttttcaaagaatACATTCGTAGCGCCACCGCTGCACAGGGACGAATATTTTCTCCATGACCGTAATCGCGATGCCGCTTGCGATCCCCCTCGCcactttattattgttttttctaaATTTAGAAACGGCTGTGGAAGGGTAGTTCTTAAATTTAGTTGTGGTGCGAGGTACAAATTACCTGTCATTTTCTACTGTATTATGTTGCAGTTATCGTttcatttctttgttctttctctgCGATATTCTACTACGCTTTCCCATTCGTTCTTTTGTAATTTACGTGCTTTCTCTTTCAGTGCTGTATTCTCCTGAAGTGATCCTTTCGTTCCTTTGTTCTGCTTATGCTTCATTATTTTGTGCTGCATTCTGTTGTAGTTATCGTTTCATTCAAATTTTTACTTTGTGCGGTATTCTGTTGTAGGTATTCCTTTCgttcccttgttttttttttatgtttcaatCTCTCGTGCTTTCTTCTGTTGCAGTTATCctatcatttcattttttttctgtgcggtATTTTGTTGTACATATCCTTTCATTCCTTTGTTTTTTCTATGTTACATTCCTTTCTGCTTTATTCTGTTGCAGTTATCCTTTCATTTCCTTGCTTTTTCTGTGTGATATTGTGTTGTCTTCATCCCTTCATTCGTTAGGCTTTTTCGTATGTTTCCTTCTCTTGCGATTTCTTCTGTTGTACTTATCCTTTCATTCCTTTGTTCTTCTTATTATCCATTCTTTTCTGCTGTATTCCGTTGCAGTTGTACTTTCAATGCTTTACGTTGTTGCTGTGATCATTTCGTTCCCTTGTCATATTTAGGCGGTAGGTTCAAAACGATTCCCGCtgcttaagcaaaaaaaaatgttacaaaaTACTTATGAATTAGGCAAATAAATATAACTTGCCAACAAGGCAGAAACTCTTATTTCAATGGAAGATTCTCGAGCGAAATCTCGTTAACTCACTTCTGCAGTAACGGGAAGGTTTAGACGATgattgcctacagcttttgaTAGAGATTTGCCCTAGAAAATACCGTGCGCATTGAAGGGGAtcggatgaggagcgaggagaaagttatCAACAagtgactgaggcaggggtgtcctttatacccactgctgtttatgatgtacatggtgagggtggaaagggcgctagaaggaagtgatACAGCGTTTAATCGCCcacacaaacaggcgggtacagtagtagagtagcagcttccaggttttttttttatgcggacgacattgttttgctagctaacaagccaagtgatatgcaacgtctggctaatatctgttgaCAGGATGGCGATAATTTAGATTTGAAATTTAGCTTTAAAAATCAGgtgctatggtattcaatgaaaacactgagcagacagtgtcaatacagggacaGGAATATACCTCGCggaaaataatataaatacattgatatatggataaacgaagacaatagacatatggaaacacaggaaaaaacaataacagtaaggGGGAAGAGAAATGCTGCCATAATGAAACTCAGAGCGctacggggatacaataggtacgaggtgctccggaatatgtggaaaggtgtaatggttccaggacttgcattCGCAAATGCGGTTGTCTGCTTGAAGTCAGGCGTACAATCAGTGCTCGATGGCAACAAAAGGTCACAACAAAATATTACGTCCACAGATGGCGCGACCGTAGGTGTGCTCTTGCTGTGCAAGTAGCACACCTACCACTGGACATGTTTTTTCAGCATATCTGCGTGTTTGTCCAGACCTAAATGAGCATCTTGTTACCCTGCCCAAGGCTTTAGGCAGTATAACTAGGAACACGTGAATCTACAATGGAAAGATAGTAAAGCATGACCTTAGGAGACCAAATTATGTAAAAAATAAACTATTCGTTAAGAGGCGTCACGACTATTATTagcgaaaaagaagaaacgtaCAAGGGCGCAAGAAATAGCGACCTCTGTGACGCCATTCActaccctgtttcaaaggggatattCATAAGACTCCTTCGTCCATCTCAAACATTTGCATTGGAAGTACCGAGCCCGCACCTCGCTGTTGCCGCGCCTTTTCCAGCGAGTACTTCTGGTACTCGATGGCGAGCAGCACGACGAGGGCCAGAATGACGGGGGCGGCGCACACTCCGACGCTCACGTTGCACGCCTTGTTCATCCGCCGGTTCCTGCACGAGCATGACAGTCTGCACGAGCACGAAGGCCTGACACAATGTCTGCACGAGCACAAATGCACGAGCTTGAAAGAGACTCGCATGTCATTTATGAAATGTGCGGAAGGAATCAGTCAACCAGTGCGTTAACGATTCAGTCTTtattatgagagagagagagagctctttactGATTCCTGGAGTGGATTGGCGACCGCATGCCTATACGCGCAGTGCTCCTAAGTGTACTGCCGtcggc is a window from the Dermacentor variabilis isolate Ectoservices chromosome 3, ASM5094787v1, whole genome shotgun sequence genome containing:
- the LOC142573993 gene encoding uncharacterized protein LOC142573993, with translation MMPETREGRDGRVPATSPAAFLDTVSSETGTLPPFHDSPQSVVLHDTTTCSSTLSKVSDADITFEYIDELLAEELRDRLRSFRRASAAKEERLSDYYRIRRIHKILAMRPYEKAVTGV